One genomic window of Acidobacteriota bacterium includes the following:
- a CDS encoding 1-deoxy-D-xylulose-5-phosphate reductoisomerase, protein MSQISRTLAILGSTGSIGRSTLEVVGRRAGDFHVAGLAAGRNVEELAGQIARYGPRLVSVATPERRDTLLRLLRARGFDPRVLDILVGQAGAEAVAMLPEADIVVSAMVGFAGLRPTCAAVNGGKTVALANKETLVAAGGLVMAASAASGARVLPVDSEHNAIFQCLAGQDPRTVERLWLTASGGPFLHTPEEAFAGISVEEALSHPTWKMGRKITVDSATLMNKGLEVIEAHWLFGMPPERIRVVVHPQSVIHSMVEFRDGSFLAQLGITDMKLPIRFALDYPERSDTDLPRLNPFTLPALEFQEPDTRKFPCLTLACHALEAGGTAAAHLNAANEVAVSAFLDEVIPFTAIPEVIRQCLDRLPPGPADTLEAVEDADRRARETARTLIQEGIA, encoded by the coding sequence ATGAGCCAGATTTCCCGGACCCTTGCGATCCTCGGTTCCACGGGCTCCATCGGCCGGAGCACCCTGGAGGTCGTCGGCCGCCGAGCGGGGGACTTCCACGTGGCCGGCCTGGCCGCGGGCCGCAACGTGGAGGAACTGGCCGGCCAGATCGCCCGGTACGGGCCCCGCCTGGTCTCGGTGGCCACCCCCGAGCGGCGGGACACCCTGCTCCGCCTCCTGCGCGCCCGCGGTTTCGACCCCCGGGTCCTGGACATCCTGGTGGGACAGGCGGGCGCCGAGGCCGTGGCGATGCTCCCGGAGGCGGACATCGTGGTGTCCGCCATGGTGGGTTTCGCCGGCCTGCGCCCAACCTGCGCAGCCGTCAACGGGGGGAAGACCGTGGCCCTGGCCAACAAGGAGACGCTCGTCGCGGCCGGGGGCCTGGTGATGGCGGCGTCCGCGGCCTCGGGCGCCCGGGTCCTCCCGGTGGACAGCGAGCACAACGCCATCTTCCAGTGCCTGGCGGGCCAGGACCCCCGCACGGTGGAGCGGCTGTGGCTGACCGCTTCCGGGGGGCCCTTCCTGCACACCCCCGAGGAAGCCTTCGCCGGCATCTCCGTGGAGGAGGCGCTGTCGCACCCCACCTGGAAAATGGGCCGCAAGATCACCGTGGACTCCGCCACGCTGATGAACAAGGGGCTGGAGGTCATCGAGGCCCACTGGCTCTTCGGGATGCCGCCGGAGCGGATCCGGGTGGTCGTGCACCCCCAGTCGGTCATCCACTCCATGGTGGAGTTCCGGGACGGCTCCTTCCTGGCCCAGCTCGGTATCACCGACATGAAACTGCCCATCCGCTTCGCCCTGGACTACCCCGAGCGCAGCGACACCGACCTGCCGCGGCTCAACCCGTTCACGCTCCCGGCGCTGGAGTTTCAGGAGCCCGACACCCGCAAGTTCCCCTGCCTCACCCTGGCCTGCCATGCGCTGGAAGCCGGGGGCACCGCCGCCGCCCACCTGAACGCCGCCAACGAGGTGGCCGTATCCGCGTTCCTGGACGAGGTGATCCCCTTCACCGCCATCCCCGAGGTGATCCGGCAGTGCCTGGACCGTCTTCCCCCCGGCCCCGCCGACACCCTGGAGGCCGTGGAGGACGCGGACCGCCGGGCGCGGGAGACCGCCCGAACCCTGATCCAGGAGGGAATCGCTTGA